A genomic region of Papaver somniferum cultivar HN1 chromosome 7, ASM357369v1, whole genome shotgun sequence contains the following coding sequences:
- the LOC113297236 gene encoding peroxisome biogenesis protein 19-2-like — MAEDHDDLDELLDSALDDFHNLNLTSSQRSENIGEKSEDKSFQSSSSSGAVQGLLGGLPDLKSKKKGKQPPKKKEDHVTEAFEKLREQTREAVRGLESTTAAASKVPNMGVDGLGKEDGMMDDWVKQFEEMAGSQDMESIVETMMQQLLSKEILHEPMKEIGTRYPKWLEEHKSSLSKEDYDRYSHQYELIKELNQLYDRDPGNFTKIVELMQKMQECGQPPSDIVQELAPDLDFSNLGQLSPEMLDPQQGCSIM, encoded by the exons ATGGCGGAAGATCATGACGATTTAGACGAACTCCTTGATAGTGCTTTGGATGATTTCCATAATCTAAATCTAACTTCATCACAAAGGAGTGAAAATATTGGGGAGAAGAGCGAAGATAAGTCttttcaatcatcatcatcatctggaGCAGTACAGGGATTATTAGGTGGTTTACCTGATTTAAAAAGTAAGAAGAAAGGGAaacagccaccaaaaaagaaagaagatcatGTTACTGAGGCGTTTGAGAAATTGAGGGAACAAACCAGAGAGGCAGTTCGTGGGTTAGAATCGACTACTGCGGCAGCATCTAAGGTGCCTAATATGGGTGTAGATGGTTTAGGGAAGGAGGACGGAATGATGGATGATTGGGTTAAGCAATTTGAAGAGATGGCTGGGTCTCAG gaCATGGAATCTATagtggagacaatgatgcagcaGCTTCTATCTAAAGAGATTCTTCATGAACCCATGAAAGAAATAGGCACGAGATATCCAAAATGGTTGGAAGAACACAAATCCAGCTTAAGCAAAGAAGATTATGATCGTTACAGTCACCAGTACGAGCTTATAAAGGAACTGAATCAACTTTATGATAGAGATCCTGGTAACTTCACCAAGATTGTTGAACTTATGCAGAAAATGCAAGAATGTGGTCAGCCTCCTAGTGATATCGTGCAAGAGCTTGCTCCAGATCTTGATTTTTCCAACCTTGGCCAGTT ATCTCCTGAGATGCTTGACCCTCAGCAAGGTTGTTCTATAATGTGA
- the LOC113297237 gene encoding uncharacterized protein LOC113297237 → MFTTRPPTTSLLLSLSETLNNQNLIHKLSFPISYPKPNKSLSYFKSSPLKGVLATKNESQSPVSQTPSQTRVDILSESLPFIQRFRGKTIVVKYGGAAMKSESLQASVINDLVLLSCVGLRLVFVHGGGPEINSWLSRLGIKPNFLNGLRVTDASTMEIVEMVLVGKVNKQLVSLINKAGATAVGLSGKDGRLLTVRPNIKSAELGFVGDIAGVDPSILRSLIASGHIPVIASVGADEDGQAYNINADTVAGELAAALGAEKLILLTDVAGILEDRDDPGSLVKEIDIKGVREMVDEGKIAGGMIPKVTCCVRSLAQGVRTASIIDGRLPHSLLLEILTDEGAGTMITG, encoded by the coding sequence ATGTTCACAACCAGACCTCCAACAACGTCACTGCTCCTCTCTCTCTCCGAAACTCTAAATAATCAAAACCTAATTCATAAACTGTCATTCCCTATTAGCTACCCAAAACCAAACAAAAGCCTCTCCTACTTCAAATCTTCTCCTCTTAAAGGTGTGCTTGCAACGAAAAATGAGAGTCAATCACCAGTGTCACAAACCCCTTCTCAAACCAGGGtagatattctttcagaatctcTTCCATTCATTCAGAGATTTAGAGGCAAGACCATTGTCGTCAAATATGGAGGTGCTGCCATGAAGTCGGAATCACTCCAAGCTTCAGTCATCAATGACCTAGTACTCCTTTCATGCGTGGGGCTCCGCCTTGTGTTTGTCCATGGTGGTGGCCCAGAAATTAACAGCTGGCTCAGTCGACTTGggatcaaacctaattttctcaatggCCTCCGAGTAACTGATGCGTCAACCATGGAAATAGTTGAGATGGTTCTTGTTGGTAAGGTAAATAAACAACTGGTCTCTCTCATCAACAAAGCTGGTGCCACCGCCGTGGGTCTCTCAGGGAAGGACGGCCGACTCCTCACTGTTCGACCTAACATCAAGTCTGCTGAACTCGGGTTTGTTGGTGACATTGCTGGGGTGGACCCTTCCATCCTGCGGTCCTTAATTGCCAGTGGTCATATCCCGGTGATTGCATCAGTGGGGGCCGATGAGGATGGGCAAGCATACAACATTAATGCAGATACTGTGGCCGGGGAATTAGCAGCTGCTCTAGGAGCTGAGAAATTGATACTGTTGACTGATGTCGCCGGAATTCTTGAAGATCGAGATGATCCAGGAAGTTTGGTGAAGGAAATTGATATCAAGGGGGTGAGAGAAATGGTAGATGAAGGAAAGATAGCTGGAGGGATGATCCCGAAGGTTACTTGCTGTGTTAGGTCACTTGCACAGGGAGTTCGTACTGCTAGCATCATTGATGGGAGACTCCCGCATTCGTTGCTCCTGGAAATTCTCACTGATGAAGGAGCTGGAACGATGATTACTGGGTAA